TCTAGGGAGAGATCCTTTCTATAGTTCTTCTCAAGATATTCATGCACAACCTGCTCACCAGAGCCGACAGCTACTGCGAAGTACTGGAAGTAGAGACCATTAGGCTCTGTCCTATAGACATGTATACCCTTTCTATCAGCACCAACAAATATTAGAGAGACTCCGAAGGGCCTAACACCACCTTGTTGTGTGAATATCTGCTTAAGATCCCCTATAGTCCTCACAAGAGTCTCGAGATCTATTGGCTCGTCATAGAGGAATCTATGGTTAGCAGCAACCCTCCTAGCATAGTCAATCAAAACCCTGCCATCGGCTCCGAGCCCTGCAAACGAGGCCCCAACATGGGTATCTACAATGAATATCTTCTCAAGAGCCCTGAGATCCATTAGGCTGAACTGCTGCCTCTTCTCAGATATCAGAACACCTGCATCCTTACCCCTCAACCCAATAACAGTCCAGCCCTGCCTAACAGCTACAGATGCATATTCAACCTGGTATAGCTTACCATCTGGCGAGAATATAGTTATAGCCCTATCATATCCCATCCCAGCAGGTCCAAACGCCACTTCCTACACCAACCAGTATAACGTTTCAAGCCATATATCTTAACATGACAATAACGTGCTATAGCTAGCCAAGACGCTAAGAAAACTTATTTGAGAATCGTTGGATCTGCATCGTGAAATAGATCTAAACCCACTACATAGATCATATTTTTGCGTTCAATATAGCCCTTACCACACTACTGTTAATAGCTATTCCGTTCAGCACACGTCATACCTAGTAGATCTCCACTCTATATATTTTCAGCATCTCTCCTAATAAACACCACATCTTATCATCATACCTTTTCGTACACCTCCGTGATCATATGCTCAATCTTTGTTATTATAGATTCCCA
The Sulfolobales archaeon DNA segment above includes these coding regions:
- the psmA gene encoding archaeal proteasome endopeptidase complex subunit alpha, translated to MAFGPAGMGYDRAITIFSPDGKLYQVEYASVAVRQGWTVIGLRGKDAGVLISEKRQQFSLMDLRALEKIFIVDTHVGASFAGLGADGRVLIDYARRVAANHRFLYDEPIDLETLVRTIGDLKQIFTQQGGVRPFGVSLIFVGADRKGIHVYRTEPNGLYFQYFAVAVGSGEQVVHEYLEKNYRKDLSLEDLILLGLKALKGSSEQPLTPERVEIGYVLESDKTFRKLSEDEIAGYLSKLGVSP